The following is a genomic window from Ignavibacteria bacterium.
GAATGTTTTCAAGAATGATGATGGGAAGACAATTTTGATTACCTTTGTGAGTTCGGATGAGCAGAATACAAAAGAAGTGTGGCTTGAGTCTCGAAATGGATTTGCGGTTGAAGATATTTTGAAGAAACTTTATGAAATGAATATTGCAAGTGTTTTGATAGAAGGCGGTGCGCATACTTTTGCTAATTTTTTGAAGAGTGATTTATATGATGATATTTATTTTTTTGTTGCTCCGAAGATTTTAGGAGAAGGAATACGAACATTTAATGATTTAGGAATAGATTCTTTAAATTCAGAAAGTAAATTAAGAGCAACTAATGTTTTTAAATTAGAAAATGATACATTAATTTATTGCAGAAAATAAAATGTTTTCAGGGATAATAGAAATAACAGGATTAGTAAAAGATAAAGTCAAACACGGTTCGGGGATTGCGTTTCAGGTTGAAACAGCTGATAAGAATTTCCTTAAAGGTATAAAACCCGGGAGCAGCATTGCAATTAACGGTGCGTGCATGACGGTTGAGAAAATTCAGAAAAATAATTTTGAGTTTACGACAATAAAAGAATCGCTTTCAAAGACAAATCTCGGTTTGCTTGAGAAAGGCAATTATGTGAATTTAGAAAAACCACTGCAATTGAACTCATTTATTGACGGACATCTTGTGCAGGGACATATCGATACAACGGGGAAAATTGAAAAAATAAAAGACGTTAAGCAAAGCAGGGAATATTTTATTTCATTTTCAAAAAAATTTAAAAATTTTATAATTTATACCGGCTCGATTACGATTAACGGAACAAGCCTGACGATTGCAGAAATTGCAAAAGAAGGCAAAAAAAATATTACAGTTAAAGTTGCGATGATTCCTTATACGCTTGAGCATACGATATTCAAATACAATAAGGAGAAAGATGTT
Proteins encoded in this region:
- a CDS encoding riboflavin synthase, which encodes MFSGIIEITGLVKDKVKHGSGIAFQVETADKNFLKGIKPGSSIAINGACMTVEKIQKNNFEFTTIKESLSKTNLGLLEKGNYVNLEKPLQLNSFIDGHLVQGHIDTTGKIEKIKDVKQSREYFISFSKKFKNFIIYTGSITINGTSLTIAEIAKEGKKNITVKVAMIPYTLEHTIFKYNKEKDVVNIEFDMVGKYISKNLNKK